The following proteins are co-located in the Vigna angularis cultivar LongXiaoDou No.4 chromosome 2, ASM1680809v1, whole genome shotgun sequence genome:
- the LOC108328742 gene encoding E3 ubiquitin-protein ligase AIRP2 gives MWQNQANHSSYSDSVKALEDDIQHANSLALSLPGDCDGNCFQMKLSYSPFAPLFLHLIQWLDLSCTDTLPVYLGLLHILIFNVYADGIPSISSSERKATIKEFYAVIYPSLRLLQGEFNNDPRHSYAEVNRKRLEKVLSKDLEGDEECGICMENNMKMVLPNCGHSFCISCFHDWYMRSESCPFCRGSMRRISPADLWMVIGNSDVVDSSTIAKDNLRRLYLFIKTLPPILAEPHLLYTFNYML, from the exons ATGTGGCAAAATCAAGCCAATCATTCTTCTTACAGTGATTCTGTCAAGGCTCTTGAAGATGATATACAACATGCTAATTCCTT GGCATTGTCACTTCCTGGAGATTGTGATGGGAACTGTTTTCAGATGAAATTATCTTACAGCCCCTTTGCACCTCTTTTCTTGCACTTGATTCAATGGTTGGATCTTAGTTGCACAGATACTTTACCTGTGTATTTGGGATTACTCCACATACTAATTTTCAAT GTATACGCTGATGGAATACCATCTATTTCCTCAAGTGAAAGGAAAGCAACTATAAAGGAATTTTATG CTGTTATATACCCTTCATTAAGGTTGCTTCAAGGCGAGTTTAACAATGATCCAAGACACAGTTATGCAGAAGTGAACAGAAAGAGGCTTGAAAAGGTTCTCAGTAAAGATTTAGAGGGAGATGAAGAATGTGGCATATGCATGGAAAACAACATGAAGATGGTTCTGCCTAATTGTGGACATTCCTTCTGCATAAGTTGCTTCCATGATTG GTACATGAGATCAGAGTCATGTCCCTTTTGCCGTGGAAGCATGAGAAGGATCAGTCCTGCAGATTTATGGATGGTCATTGGCAACAGTGATGTGGTTGACAGCTCCACCATTGCAAAAGACAATTTGAGACGTTTGTACCTTTTCATTAAAACTCTGCCTCCAATCTTAGCAGAACCACATCTACTATACACATTCAATTACATGCTATGA